A genomic region of Thermotoga sp. Ku-13t contains the following coding sequences:
- the rsgA gene encoding ribosome small subunit-dependent GTPase A, which produces MRNRGIVVKFMSNALLVEDINTKERIRCVLRGRFRLSNLKPVVGDIVEYVRVHDTGVVESILKRKNELPKPKIANVDQVVCVYTLKRPEVPLLVLDKLLVLVEEANLNALIVLNKIDLLNEEDEERKRYFLETYSKLYPVVMTSAKTKEGIDELIAHFKDKVSVFAGLSGVGKSSLLNVICPGANLRTQEVSEKLERGRHTTTAAELLHLPFGGLVADTPGFSLIEIDHIRPDRLKYYFKEIREHRNCLFKDCNHVDEPGCRIKELVEEGVIARTRYENYLEMFREVSGK; this is translated from the coding sequence ATCAGGAACAGAGGCATAGTGGTCAAATTTATGTCGAACGCTCTGCTCGTGGAAGACATCAACACCAAAGAAAGGATAAGGTGTGTGCTGAGAGGAAGATTCAGATTGTCGAACCTCAAACCAGTTGTCGGAGACATCGTCGAATACGTTCGCGTACACGACACGGGCGTGGTCGAATCCATACTGAAAAGGAAGAACGAACTTCCAAAACCTAAGATCGCGAACGTCGACCAGGTGGTCTGCGTCTACACGTTGAAGAGACCCGAAGTTCCTCTGCTCGTACTCGACAAACTCCTTGTGCTCGTCGAAGAAGCGAACCTGAACGCGCTCATTGTTCTTAACAAGATAGACTTGCTAAACGAAGAAGATGAAGAGAGGAAAAGATATTTTCTAGAGACGTATTCAAAACTGTACCCCGTGGTGATGACGAGTGCCAAGACCAAGGAAGGCATAGACGAACTTATAGCGCATTTCAAGGATAAGGTTTCCGTCTTCGCCGGGCTTTCCGGTGTCGGCAAAAGCAGCCTGCTCAACGTGATCTGTCCGGGTGCCAATTTAAGGACGCAGGAAGTTTCAGAAAAGCTTGAGCGTGGTCGACACACCACCACAGCCGCCGAACTGCTACACCTTCCCTTCGGGGGTCTGGTCGCCGACACACCGGGTTTTTCACTGATAGAGATCGATCACATAAGACCGGACAGATTGAAGTATTACTTCAAAGAAATCAGAGAACACAGAAACTGCCTCTTCAAGGACTGCAATCACGTGGATGAACCGGGATGCAGGATAAAGGAACTTGTCGAAGAAGGTGTGATAGCCAGAACCCGCTACGAAAACTACCTTGAGATGTTCAGGGAAGTGAGCGGAAAATGA
- a CDS encoding PASTA domain-containing protein produces MRSAQAQKASNKALRNVLNFIVFLLIGSFLGALTFLIFFWIRPAQTVVPNVAGTSVEQARKMLENAGLKVGQIHGEGTVQFTVPQAESKVRKGRAVNLFCEEPRKFIVPNLVGVPRETAEAILRGVGFKVRMVQMPFKGVDGRVMGIYPPPGSELKKGEEVSILIDVGEPGRD; encoded by the coding sequence ATGCGGTCAGCTCAGGCTCAGAAAGCTTCAAACAAAGCCCTGAGAAACGTCCTCAATTTCATCGTTTTTTTGCTCATCGGTTCCTTCCTCGGCGCGCTGACTTTTTTGATCTTTTTCTGGATCAGACCGGCCCAGACAGTCGTTCCCAACGTGGCTGGCACGAGTGTTGAACAGGCGAGAAAGATGCTTGAAAACGCTGGCTTGAAGGTCGGGCAGATCCATGGGGAAGGGACCGTCCAGTTCACCGTTCCACAGGCGGAGAGTAAAGTGCGAAAAGGCAGAGCGGTGAATCTGTTCTGTGAAGAGCCGCGCAAATTTATTGTACCGAATCTGGTCGGGGTACCGAGAGAAACGGCCGAGGCCATATTGCGAGGTGTAGGTTTTAAAGTTAGAATGGTTCAAATGCCTTTCAAAGGCGTGGATGGCAGGGTGATGGGCATATACCCACCACCAGGCAGTGAGTTGAAAAAAGGCGAGGAAGTCTCCATTCTCATAGATGTGGGTGAACCTGGGAGGGATTGA
- the rlmN gene encoding 23S rRNA (adenine(2503)-C(2))-methyltransferase RlmN yields MLNLLEMSYEEVVSAVTQMGLERYRADQLLDWVYKKRVFTFEAMTNLSKEHRALFREKFTIRLPRLLEKRVSKIDKTTKFLYELEDGNTIESVLLFHEGYATACISTQVGCPIKCTFCATGQSGFVRNLTADEIVGQVLAVENDSGRNVRNIVYMGMGEPFLNYDNVVKSIRMLIHPKMKDVGVRRITVSTVGIPDKIVKFAEEGLDVRLAISLHAASNEKRDAIVPINRKYSIEEILHAVKIYQEKTNRRVTIEYILIKEFNDFDEDARRLAKLLKDLKVYVNLIPVNPTTAGFEKPSRWKMTRFKEILLENGIEAELRQEKGADIEAACGQLRLRKLQTKP; encoded by the coding sequence ATTTTGAACCTGCTCGAGATGAGTTACGAAGAAGTGGTCAGTGCCGTAACCCAGATGGGCCTTGAAAGGTATCGTGCCGATCAACTGCTCGACTGGGTCTACAAAAAACGCGTCTTCACCTTCGAAGCCATGACGAACCTTTCCAAAGAACACAGGGCCCTGTTCAGAGAGAAGTTCACCATAAGGTTGCCCAGACTGCTCGAAAAGAGAGTGTCGAAAATAGACAAAACGACAAAGTTTCTGTACGAGCTCGAAGATGGCAACACGATCGAATCGGTCCTTCTGTTCCACGAAGGATACGCCACCGCGTGCATCTCCACGCAGGTGGGTTGTCCCATAAAATGCACCTTCTGCGCCACGGGTCAGAGCGGTTTCGTGAGGAATCTGACCGCGGATGAGATCGTGGGACAGGTCCTCGCGGTAGAGAACGATTCTGGAAGAAACGTCAGAAACATCGTTTACATGGGTATGGGAGAACCGTTCCTGAACTACGATAACGTGGTGAAGAGCATCAGGATGCTGATACATCCGAAGATGAAGGACGTGGGAGTTCGCAGGATCACGGTCAGCACGGTGGGTATCCCGGACAAGATAGTGAAGTTCGCCGAAGAGGGGCTCGACGTTCGACTCGCCATATCGCTCCACGCGGCGAGCAACGAAAAACGGGACGCAATCGTCCCCATCAACAGAAAGTATTCCATCGAAGAAATACTGCACGCGGTCAAGATATACCAGGAGAAAACTAACAGGCGCGTCACGATCGAGTACATACTCATAAAAGAGTTCAACGACTTCGATGAGGACGCGCGAAGGCTCGCGAAGCTCCTGAAAGATCTGAAAGTGTACGTCAATTTGATCCCAGTCAATCCGACCACGGCCGGTTTCGAAAAACCATCCCGATGGAAGATGACGAGGTTCAAAGAGATTCTCCTTGAAAACGGAATCGAAGCAGAACTCAGGCAGGAGAAAGGAGCGGACATCGAAGCGGCATGCGGTCAGCTCAGGCTCAGAAAGCTTCAAACAAAGCCCTGA
- a CDS encoding MoxR family ATPase, whose product MTVNEAKFLCRKIMQAGEVPLLVGHFGVGKTDVARQIAAETNRKIVVLVLSQMEPGDLIGLPSRQEEKTSFLKPDWWPESGDYLIVLDEINRAHRSIRNAIMQLLIDRRIHNHVLPDGVWIMATMNPPDEEYDQADLITDPAFLSRFFVLYVNPTVEEWREWAQLNGVDSKVLEFITNYPEFLYASNPLSLRAELRPSPRSWYKLSKVLKYMSEEEIEKYGYTLASAIVGAEAAKAFIEFKRSESVPMPRKVLLEGVEEVYKNDLDRSNSLVVRLIDYFSKLSGEEAELLSAHVSRVAKNIDKLASILPKDSFYALVRFIVDRANRDEHNSEFFEKLLEKLSNLDNTKAALKDL is encoded by the coding sequence TTGACGGTGAACGAAGCGAAATTTTTGTGCAGGAAGATCATGCAGGCAGGAGAAGTTCCCCTGCTTGTAGGGCATTTCGGCGTTGGTAAAACTGATGTGGCCAGACAGATCGCCGCCGAGACGAACAGGAAGATCGTCGTATTGGTTCTCTCACAGATGGAGCCTGGAGACCTCATAGGACTTCCTTCGAGACAGGAAGAGAAAACGAGTTTCCTGAAACCAGACTGGTGGCCAGAGAGCGGGGATTATCTGATAGTTCTGGATGAGATAAACCGCGCTCACAGATCGATAAGGAACGCGATCATGCAGCTTTTGATAGACAGGCGCATTCACAACCACGTTCTACCGGACGGAGTCTGGATCATGGCCACGATGAATCCACCAGACGAAGAGTACGACCAGGCCGACCTCATAACGGATCCAGCCTTTCTGTCGCGTTTCTTCGTTCTTTACGTGAATCCCACGGTGGAGGAATGGAGAGAGTGGGCGCAACTCAACGGCGTCGATTCGAAGGTGCTGGAGTTCATCACGAACTATCCAGAGTTCCTTTATGCGAGCAACCCGTTGTCCCTTCGAGCGGAGTTGAGGCCGAGTCCGAGGAGCTGGTACAAACTCAGCAAGGTTTTGAAATACATGTCCGAAGAGGAGATTGAAAAGTACGGTTACACCCTCGCATCCGCGATAGTGGGTGCCGAGGCGGCGAAGGCCTTCATCGAGTTCAAAAGGTCTGAATCAGTACCCATGCCGCGCAAGGTCTTGCTCGAAGGTGTCGAAGAAGTTTACAAGAACGATCTCGACAGATCCAACTCATTGGTCGTCAGACTGATAGACTACTTCTCCAAATTGAGTGGCGAGGAAGCAGAACTGTTGTCCGCACACGTTTCGAGGGTGGCTAAGAACATAGATAAACTCGCTTCGATACTGCCGAAAGACTCTTTCTATGCATTGGTGAGGTTCATCGTGGACAGAGCGAACAGGGACGAGCACAACTCCGAATTCTTCGAAAAACTGCTCGAAAAACTCTCGAATCTCGACAACACAAAGGCGGCGCTGAAGGATCTATGA
- a CDS encoding VWA-like domain-containing protein encodes MIEKIFINFARRSPFYMYLLLNMSVQPSLEAEKLYLSFKNGRFTIVYNPRWVERKSEQFVEAFLLHQLMHLINLHFLIKPKDDRDKAIWDLAMDAAINQHIPELAAFGVPLNLLVEEGHGVDNENLFVLPPDWMPDRSAEEYHTWILQEMERLGRFDVLVVAELRENSLDSHQQMRACDNVDMMLELSQSMLSKAFNLYGRELPSGVRRMVELSILKPVLNWRDTLRRFAGVSEYGERYMTPLKPNRRYEDQPGWKMERAARLGLIVDTSGSIVQEELDAFFTEIEALSRYVDTSLVLVQVDRAVNLKVNYTRGMWRNMQIVGGGETDLQPAVDYLEHNYRPEGLVIFTDGYADLPKVRRRVLFVLSKYHSDEFLMQARETYGRSSVVVLDW; translated from the coding sequence ATGATCGAAAAGATTTTCATCAACTTTGCCAGGCGTTCCCCTTTCTACATGTATCTGCTTCTGAACATGTCGGTTCAGCCCTCACTCGAAGCGGAGAAACTTTATCTGTCTTTTAAAAATGGCAGATTCACCATCGTTTACAACCCGCGCTGGGTCGAGCGAAAGTCTGAGCAGTTCGTTGAGGCTTTCCTGCTGCACCAACTCATGCATTTGATAAATTTACATTTTCTCATCAAACCGAAGGACGATCGAGACAAGGCCATATGGGACTTGGCGATGGATGCCGCCATAAATCAGCACATTCCAGAACTGGCCGCGTTCGGTGTTCCTCTGAACCTGCTCGTCGAAGAAGGTCACGGTGTGGACAACGAAAATCTCTTCGTTCTGCCTCCCGACTGGATGCCGGACAGGTCCGCAGAAGAATACCACACCTGGATCCTGCAGGAGATGGAAAGACTCGGCAGATTCGATGTTCTTGTCGTTGCGGAACTGCGAGAAAACAGCCTGGATTCTCACCAGCAGATGCGTGCGTGTGACAACGTGGACATGATGCTCGAGTTGAGTCAAAGTATGCTCTCCAAGGCTTTCAACCTGTACGGCAGAGAATTGCCCTCAGGTGTGAGAAGGATGGTGGAACTTTCCATCCTCAAACCTGTTTTGAACTGGCGAGACACTCTCAGACGCTTTGCCGGCGTTTCCGAATACGGTGAGAGGTACATGACCCCTCTGAAACCGAACAGGCGTTACGAAGATCAGCCGGGCTGGAAAATGGAACGTGCGGCCAGGCTCGGGCTCATCGTCGACACGAGTGGTAGCATAGTTCAAGAGGAGTTGGATGCCTTCTTCACCGAGATAGAGGCGCTGTCACGCTATGTGGACACGAGCCTGGTGCTCGTGCAGGTCGATAGAGCGGTGAATTTGAAAGTGAACTACACCAGGGGCATGTGGAGGAACATGCAGATCGTTGGCGGAGGAGAAACGGACCTTCAACCTGCGGTGGATTACCTCGAGCACAATTACAGACCTGAAGGACTGGTGATCTTCACCGATGGATATGCGGACCTTCCAAAGGTGAGGAGGAGAGTTCTCTTCGTTCTGTCCAAGTATCACAGCGACGAGTTCTTGATGCAGGCACGTGAGACGTACGGGCGTTCGAGTGTGGTGGTTCTGGATTGGTGA
- a CDS encoding DUF4895 domain-containing protein translates to MSVGPASVANELKRVLERFEVSDFLVQMEAFREKLDQYHRHVVLFSAGRSENFHLFVAVDHLGRRAVGLSIVNPFEKNLPIYSLKSRVEVEDVYERLFSVGPTFHRCGIVRLPFGFKMICGVGDEDFLGKEIFKEKIYGERKLSFAELVDESIYGQLLSLNNSSIDLMTVRLLDEGILCLLRAPEDVDRSHVPLLAEIAQLLKSKYRFACKAKYQSINFTSPVLASVCIEYERLFSGFDVKSFCHELSKKLMEAYWCVIKTI, encoded by the coding sequence GTGAGCGTGGGACCAGCCAGCGTTGCGAATGAACTGAAAAGGGTGCTCGAAAGGTTCGAGGTCAGCGATTTTCTGGTTCAGATGGAGGCCTTCAGGGAGAAATTGGACCAGTACCACAGGCACGTGGTGCTCTTCTCTGCCGGAAGATCAGAGAATTTTCACCTCTTCGTGGCAGTGGATCATCTTGGAAGAAGAGCGGTCGGTTTGTCGATCGTGAATCCTTTCGAGAAGAACTTGCCGATATACTCACTGAAGTCGCGAGTGGAAGTTGAAGACGTTTACGAACGACTGTTCTCGGTCGGTCCTACTTTTCACAGGTGTGGCATCGTGAGACTCCCGTTCGGCTTCAAGATGATCTGCGGCGTGGGCGATGAAGATTTTCTCGGCAAGGAGATCTTCAAGGAGAAGATTTATGGAGAGAGAAAACTGTCTTTCGCAGAGCTCGTTGACGAATCTATCTACGGGCAGCTGTTGTCTTTGAACAATTCTTCAATAGACCTGATGACGGTTCGCCTGTTGGATGAAGGGATCTTATGTTTGTTGAGAGCCCCAGAGGATGTGGATAGATCGCATGTTCCCTTGCTCGCAGAGATCGCGCAGCTCCTCAAATCCAAATACAGATTCGCGTGCAAGGCAAAGTATCAGAGTATCAATTTCACTTCACCCGTTCTGGCAAGCGTTTGCATCGAGTACGAAAGGCTGTTCTCTGGTTTCGATGTGAAAAGCTTTTGCCATGAGTTGTCAAAGAAATTGATGGAAGCTTATTGGTGTGTGATAAAAACTATTTAA
- a CDS encoding tetratricopeptide repeat protein — MERVIDLIIRDRSIEITTDTPLVVMVRDLFYDGDWHTMKQDLKEKKDVVEEIEKCVFIEENVVLLNEIIYEPVCFDELKHWLEEKNVSPKDFVHASLAGLYDLALDYADKDLLEEAFKVVKYMLEVDKNYAPAYELYGSLLIEKGEIEQGIKYLDKAIEIDPWLVPAYSSLGEAYYNSGDYLRAASYWEREIEYAPDNKLTYFMLADAYRKIKAYDKVCDVLERLLKRDPESIVAMFQLVQAYRDAGRLEDAQRIEQRILETRPTRAEDVEPWARVQLKHGNYQRVQEFVNLLPDTERMKPHVKLLSALCDLKQGKLEKARQVFLEVKDHSPWFLYGNRDFLSEFMNEEEMRACGIF, encoded by the coding sequence GTGGAACGAGTCATCGATCTCATCATTCGTGACAGAAGCATCGAAATCACCACTGATACACCCCTGGTGGTGATGGTGAGGGATCTGTTCTACGATGGGGACTGGCACACGATGAAGCAAGATTTGAAGGAGAAAAAGGACGTGGTCGAAGAGATCGAGAAGTGCGTTTTCATCGAGGAGAACGTGGTATTGCTGAACGAGATCATCTACGAACCTGTGTGCTTCGATGAGCTGAAACATTGGCTCGAGGAAAAGAACGTATCCCCAAAGGATTTCGTTCACGCCTCGCTGGCAGGACTTTACGATCTGGCACTAGACTACGCTGACAAAGATCTGCTCGAGGAAGCTTTCAAAGTGGTCAAGTACATGCTGGAGGTAGACAAGAATTATGCTCCCGCCTACGAACTTTATGGTTCTCTCCTCATCGAGAAGGGAGAAATAGAGCAAGGTATCAAGTATTTGGACAAAGCGATCGAGATCGATCCGTGGCTGGTGCCAGCTTACTCTTCTCTGGGAGAGGCGTATTACAACAGCGGTGATTACCTGAGGGCGGCTTCCTATTGGGAAAGGGAGATCGAGTACGCGCCGGACAACAAGCTCACCTACTTCATGCTCGCGGATGCATACAGGAAGATCAAAGCTTACGACAAAGTCTGCGACGTCTTAGAAAGACTGTTGAAGAGAGATCCTGAAAGTATCGTGGCGATGTTCCAGCTCGTCCAAGCTTACAGGGATGCCGGAAGACTTGAAGATGCACAGCGCATCGAACAGAGGATCCTCGAAACGAGACCGACCCGTGCGGAGGATGTTGAACCCTGGGCCAGGGTTCAGCTGAAACATGGTAACTACCAGCGTGTCCAGGAGTTTGTGAACCTGCTACCGGACACAGAAAGAATGAAACCTCACGTGAAACTGTTGTCTGCGCTTTGTGATTTAAAACAGGGAAAACTGGAGAAGGCCAGGCAAGTGTTCCTCGAGGTCAAAGATCACAGTCCCTGGTTCCTGTACGGTAACAGGGACTTCCTGTCAGAGTTCATGAACGAGGAGGAGATGCGCGCTTGTGGCATATTTTGA
- a CDS encoding A24 family peptidase — MWHILNFVLGAIVGSFLNVVIYRLPRGHLSILRPARSICPKCGAQIAWYDNIPILSYFILRGRCRNCGSPISVRYPLVETVSALAYLANSFVPNLVLYFSLCLLASCAIVMSCIDFEFLAIPDVTLVLSWVAGFLVWWMKGFPIWNAVGAAVAMFLLWLLGVVYKGGMGEGDIVLIGAIGIGVGFIESFYVLLASSASAIIYAFVKGKGRLDPKQKIPFGTFLAPTGYAILLVNLLV, encoded by the coding sequence TTGTGGCATATTTTGAACTTCGTCCTGGGAGCAATCGTAGGAAGTTTCCTGAACGTGGTGATATACAGGCTACCGAGGGGTCATTTGAGCATTCTTAGACCCGCAAGGTCGATCTGTCCGAAGTGTGGCGCACAGATCGCGTGGTACGACAACATACCCATCCTCAGTTATTTCATCTTGAGAGGAAGGTGCAGAAACTGCGGTTCTCCGATAAGTGTCAGGTACCCTCTGGTTGAAACGGTGAGTGCCCTGGCTTATCTGGCCAACTCTTTCGTACCGAACCTGGTCCTCTATTTCTCTCTGTGTTTGCTCGCCTCCTGTGCCATAGTCATGAGTTGCATCGATTTCGAATTTCTGGCCATACCCGACGTGACACTGGTTCTCAGCTGGGTTGCGGGTTTTCTGGTATGGTGGATGAAAGGCTTCCCGATCTGGAACGCTGTTGGAGCTGCTGTTGCGATGTTTCTTCTGTGGTTGCTTGGGGTTGTTTACAAAGGAGGAATGGGGGAAGGAGACATAGTCCTGATAGGGGCAATAGGGATAGGAGTGGGGTTCATTGAATCTTTCTACGTGCTCTTGGCGTCGTCTGCGTCTGCCATAATCTACGCGTTCGTGAAGGGAAAAGGAAGGCTCGATCCGAAACAAAAGATTCCCTTCGGAACCTTTCTGGCACCGACTGGGTACGCGATCTTGCTGGTGAACTTACTTGTGTGA
- a CDS encoding lytic transglycosylase domain-containing protein encodes MEKLSLKYFLAFFLFSVFVSILVLYKLFPIRYYDIVVRKTQGIDPLLVMALMKVESGFCEDAVSPAGAVGLMQLMPSTFSWLKERFKLEGDIHRVEDNITFGLLYLSYLLNLYNGDLEKALAAYYVGPSRVGELEREAAAYVKKVMNYYRVYKILYFWLRWGG; translated from the coding sequence ATGGAGAAATTGAGCCTCAAATATTTTCTTGCTTTCTTTCTCTTTTCAGTGTTCGTTTCGATTCTTGTGCTTTACAAACTTTTTCCCATAAGGTATTACGATATCGTGGTCAGGAAAACTCAGGGGATCGATCCTTTACTCGTCATGGCGTTGATGAAGGTTGAGAGCGGTTTTTGTGAAGACGCAGTTTCTCCGGCTGGCGCTGTGGGATTGATGCAGCTGATGCCTTCGACGTTTTCCTGGCTGAAAGAGAGGTTCAAACTGGAAGGAGACATTCACCGAGTCGAAGACAACATCACTTTTGGTTTGCTATATTTGAGTTATCTTTTGAACCTGTACAATGGTGATCTTGAAAAGGCGCTGGCGGCCTATTACGTTGGCCCATCGAGGGTGGGAGAGCTTGAACGGGAGGCCGCCGCTTACGTTAAGAAGGTCATGAATTACTACAGAGTGTACAAGATCCTGTATTTCTGGTTGAGGTGGGGCGGTTGA
- a CDS encoding NAD(P)H-hydrate dehydratase, producing MGRLKVISFEEMKTLERLTEESFKIPASFLMERAGLAVVLALEQEFGTLSNKSFVVLCGTGNNGGDGLVAARNLLDHTDMVSCVVVGEEEKMTSLTRENFERLKSLGADIKKFGVDIDLDGLAELIKKSDVVIDALLGTGTRGEVRNPILDVIKLVNLYASYVVSVDLPSGVECDTGKALGMAVRANLTVTFAFPKPCHVLFPGRELTGKLKVASIGIPRVLCESMNLRRNIVTRAMVKKILPERKKDSHKKTFGSLLVVAGSRRYLGAPVLACLGALRAGCGYVRLLSCEEVGKLAVGREPGLVFTAIEADSFSPKDVDVALKLAQESDAIVLGPGLTDEPGVCEFVVNFLEQVEKPILIDADGLNCLSRDLSVLDAMSAPIIMTPHPGEFARLVKQPVEQVRYNYVLAEQFAHRYGVTLVLKGATTIVTDGKNTYYNLTGNTSLAKAGSGDVLAGVIGGFLAQGVTPLEASILGVYIHGLAGEKYISSEGTMLVSELPDLIPHAIEEVAR from the coding sequence GTGGGGCGGTTGAAGGTCATCAGCTTCGAAGAAATGAAGACACTTGAACGTCTGACGGAAGAATCGTTCAAGATTCCAGCATCTTTTCTCATGGAACGTGCGGGTCTCGCGGTGGTCCTGGCGCTCGAGCAGGAGTTTGGCACGCTTTCCAACAAGTCTTTCGTGGTGCTCTGTGGCACTGGCAACAACGGTGGTGATGGCCTGGTCGCGGCGAGGAATTTGCTGGACCACACCGACATGGTCAGCTGTGTGGTTGTGGGTGAAGAGGAAAAGATGACCAGCTTGACCCGCGAAAATTTTGAGAGGCTGAAGTCGCTCGGCGCCGATATCAAAAAGTTTGGGGTGGATATCGATCTGGACGGTCTAGCTGAGTTGATCAAGAAGAGCGATGTAGTGATAGATGCCCTGCTCGGTACCGGCACGCGCGGTGAAGTGAGAAATCCTATTCTGGACGTCATAAAGCTCGTGAACCTGTACGCGAGTTACGTTGTCTCTGTAGATCTCCCCTCCGGCGTGGAGTGTGATACGGGAAAGGCGCTCGGTATGGCCGTAAGGGCGAATCTGACCGTTACGTTCGCGTTTCCAAAGCCTTGCCACGTGCTATTTCCCGGAAGGGAACTCACCGGTAAGCTGAAGGTCGCGAGCATAGGGATACCCAGAGTCCTCTGTGAGTCCATGAATTTGAGGAGGAACATCGTCACCAGGGCAATGGTGAAGAAGATCCTGCCGGAGAGAAAGAAAGATTCTCACAAAAAAACCTTTGGCAGTCTGCTCGTGGTAGCAGGTTCTCGTCGGTATCTCGGCGCTCCTGTTCTCGCATGTTTAGGGGCACTGAGGGCTGGGTGTGGTTACGTGAGGCTGCTCAGCTGCGAAGAAGTCGGGAAACTCGCGGTTGGTCGAGAACCAGGATTGGTGTTCACGGCTATCGAGGCTGACAGCTTCTCACCGAAGGACGTCGACGTGGCGTTGAAACTCGCGCAGGAATCGGATGCGATCGTACTGGGGCCGGGTTTGACCGATGAGCCGGGCGTGTGCGAATTCGTTGTGAACTTCTTGGAGCAGGTTGAAAAGCCTATCTTGATCGATGCGGACGGTTTGAACTGCCTTTCGCGCGATCTGAGTGTTCTTGATGCAATGAGTGCACCCATCATCATGACACCGCATCCTGGGGAGTTCGCTCGTCTGGTGAAACAACCTGTTGAGCAGGTTAGATACAACTACGTGCTTGCCGAGCAATTTGCGCATCGTTATGGTGTCACTCTGGTGCTCAAGGGAGCAACGACGATCGTCACGGATGGGAAGAACACGTATTACAATCTTACAGGAAACACTTCGCTCGCCAAGGCGGGCAGTGGTGATGTCCTTGCAGGCGTGATAGGTGGCTTTCTCGCTCAAGGTGTAACACCGCTGGAGGCCAGCATCCTTGGTGTTTACATTCACGGCCTTGCGGGTGAAAAGTACATTTCGAGTGAAGGTACGATGCTCGTCAGCGAGTTGCCGGATCTCATACCACACGCCATTGAGGAGGTGGCCAGATGA